Part of the Chloroflexota bacterium genome, CTCCGGGAACTTCACCTTGGCCTCGACGGTCAGCGGCCGGCCCAGGGGCATCTGGCCGTCGCTGGATGGCGCTGCGCTGGGATCTGTCGGCGGTGGCGTCGGCGTGGCATCCGGCGGACGGGTTGGCGTCGGAGTCGGCGTGCTCACCACCTGGACGTACTGCTGCGAGACCCAGCCGGACTGTCCATCGGCCGTCCGGACCGGCAACCAGCGCGTCCCGCCGACCGTTCGTGCGCTCCCGGTGACCGTCAGGGTCGTGCCGGGTTCGAGGGCCCGCGCAATCGGGTCGGTGGTGGACGGACCAGCACGCAGGTTCAAGCGGTCGCCGTCGGTGTTCGCCACGCGGACGGTCGAGCCTGTCGGAATCTGGTCCGCCTGCGCCCACACCAGCACGGGCACAAGTGCGACCGTCAGCACTCCCGCCAGCAGCGCGCTGACAACGGCCCGCCACGGCAGTCTGGACGTCACCGGTCGCTGATCTCTCGGGCCGACCATTACAGTCCCCCAGGACCGCCCGTTCGGCATCAGGCGGTCGCTCGTTCCAGGATGGTAAACGCGACCGGAGCGGACCGTCCAACGTTCTGTCATCAGCACCTGTTGATGAAACGCGTGGTGGTGGTGCGTCGTTCCAGCGTGCCCGCCAGGGCATGATTCTGGGGAGGCCCGAAGCATGCACG contains:
- a CDS encoding SH3 domain-containing protein; protein product: MTSRLPWRAVVSALLAGVLTVALVPVLVWAQADQIPTGSTVRVANTDGDRLNLRAGPSTTDPIARALEPGTTLTVTGSARTVGGTRWLPVRTADGQSGWVSQQYVQVVSTPTPTPTRPPDATPTPPPTDPSAAPSSDGQMPLGRPLTVEAKVKFPEIQGREQEVTIWVLRDDQPVVGAAVTIETWDGDDATFDEHFRDVEPTDDEGRTQSIFDVRHDKGTVELRIKAVAPDGGEGQTTVTYFRR